Sequence from the Streptomyces sp. R33 genome:
CGCCGCGGGAGCCGTCGGGCCGGTCCGGGCGAAAGACCGACCACCCGGGTGAAGCAGAGGATCGAACACACGTAGTAGCCGCCGTCCCCGACGGAGCGGACCAGCCGAATGGCCCAACGAATCGATGCGATGTGACCGCTGTCTGCCGGGCCACTTCACACGGGCCGCCGAGCCCCGCCCGCCGCCGCCCCGGCACCCGCCCACGGACACGTCCCCGACGGCCGTCCGTTCGATGTCCGCGCAGTCGGGGAGGGGCCCGAGATCATCCGCCCGGCCGACCGGCGCGGCCTTCCGCGGGTACGTCCGGGAACCCTCGCGTCCTCGCAGGTCAGAGGCGGTTTGTAGGACAGTTGGAGGGTCTTTGGACCGCCGTCCGGGGGGCCCTCGCCGGGTGGTGGGACGGATGTCCGCGGATCAGGATTACGGGTGCTCCGGGCCGGGGACCAAAGTCATCGAAAAAGATGGCCGCGACGTTGCCAATTTGGGGGTTCATGAGAGGAGATTTACGAGCTACATTGAGCCACTCGCGTTCACCTGACAGCCCGTTGCCTTTCACTCGTGTTTTGCACGGGGGGCGACGTCAGAAGCGCACACTGTGCAACCACCCCACCGCCCAGAAGGACCGAAGGCTCCGTGCCCGTACCCGTACTCCTCGCCGGCCGCACCGTGCGGCTCGAGCCCCTCGCCCCCCGCCACACCGAGGCCTTGGCCGTGGCCGGGGCCGAGGATCGTACGACTTACGCCTTCACCCCCGTACCCCATGGGGTGCAGGCGTCCCACGAGTACATCGACCGCGCCCTCGCAGATCAGGCGGCGGGTCGATCGCTCCCCTTCGCGGTGGTCAGAGCCACCGACGGCCGGGTCGTCGGTTCGACCCGGTTCCTGGAACTCGACTACTGGCAGGGACCGCTCGTGTGGCCCGCGGTGCCGGGCGTCCCGTTCGGTGATCCGGCGACGGCGATCCCCGATGCCGCCGAGATCGGGAATACCTGGCTGTCCCCGGGCGCCCAGGGGACGGGCATCAACACCGAGGCGAAGCTGCTCATGCTCCGCCATGCCTTCGAGACCTGGGGCGTCCGCCGCATCTCGCTGCGCGCCGACGCCCGCAACGGACGCTCGCGCGCGGCGATGGAGCGGCTCGGGTTCACCTGCGAGGGGGTCCGCCGGGCCCATTCCAGGGGGCTCGACGGGGCCGTGCGCAGTACCGCCTTCTACTCGATCCTCGACGAGGAGTGGCCGGCCGTGCGGTCGATCATCGAGCTGAGGCTGTCCGCGGGGGCTCAGCGCAAGCGGCGGCGCAAGACGCTGATCCCGGCGTAACGGACCTGCATTCGGCGCAACCGTCCTCCGCATCGGCCCAGCGCGTGCGGCAGCGGCCCCGCCCCGGCCCTTCCTCCCGGCGTCAGCCGAGGAAGGCCGGGGCGAGGGCCGAGGTCATCAGCGGGGTGGGGGCGCCGCTGCCGTCGGCCGGCAGGGCGTACAGGTCGGCGCCGAAGTCGCCGGGCAGGGAGTAGACGACCGTCTTGTCGTCCGTCCACACCACCTGGTCGTCCACGCTGCGCTCCTCGGCGAGCGGGGTCTCCTGCATCGAGGCCAGGTCCAGGGCGTACAGCCGCCACGGGGCGTCGGGCGACAGGCCGGGCACCCGCTTCTTGAACACGAGCCGGGTCCCGTCGGGCGA
This genomic interval carries:
- a CDS encoding GNAT family N-acetyltransferase; amino-acid sequence: MPVPVLLAGRTVRLEPLAPRHTEALAVAGAEDRTTYAFTPVPHGVQASHEYIDRALADQAAGRSLPFAVVRATDGRVVGSTRFLELDYWQGPLVWPAVPGVPFGDPATAIPDAAEIGNTWLSPGAQGTGINTEAKLLMLRHAFETWGVRRISLRADARNGRSRAAMERLGFTCEGVRRAHSRGLDGAVRSTAFYSILDEEWPAVRSIIELRLSAGAQRKRRRKTLIPA